CCAGACGAGGTAATGCTCCAACATTTGTAACAATCATGGGTTTCTCAAAATAATAGGCCAGAGGAGTTACCCCACTTTGAGATGCAGATCGGTAAGGTTGGATAACCAGATCACTGGCACAGAAGTAATATTTTACTTCATCGTCTGGTATAAAATCTGAATGCAGACGGATGTGATCCGATAGTTGAAATTGATCAATGAGTTCATCATAACCGGTTTTAGATTCATAAAATTCACCAGCAATTAATAAACTTGTATTTTGTAGATCAAATATCTGAGTTCTCATAGCCTCTAGCAATATATCGAGGCCTTTGTATTTTCGGATGAAACCAAAAAATAGGATCACTTTTTCACCATCGGGAATATTCAATTTTTTTCTGGCTACTTCTTTTGA
The genomic region above belongs to Saprospiraceae bacterium and contains:
- a CDS encoding glycosyltransferase, whose translation is MIDHPLYDVFGPIISKEVARKKLNIPDGEKVILFFGFIRKYKGLDILLEAMRTQIFDLQNTSLLIAGEFYESKTGYDELIDQFQLSDHIRLHSDFIPDDEVKYYFCASDLVIQPYRSASQSGVTPLAYYFEKPMIVTNVGALPRLVPEGKAGFVCEPNPISIAESIQKFFTLDPSIFQAFLKIEKQKLSWSNFAEQIAGLLKDNVKHDPKN